In one window of Frigoriglobus tundricola DNA:
- the tnpC gene encoding IS66 family transposase, whose amino-acid sequence MTPVPQPPELPSDLPPQVVAYIRILEATIAELTAQVTGLTTRVAELEARLNQNSTNSSKPPSSDAPHVKPAPPKPPSGKRRGGQPGHPKAERTLLPPDEIRALKPSTCRDCAHPLTGDDPQPAVHQVHEIPVITPHVTEYRCHRLRCPHCGTTTAATVPAEAATGYGPRAQAVAAVLTGSCRLGKRGTSQLFADLFGLPLSPAMVCKLQHRTAEALKPVAEDALIYTRGQPANVDETGWTQGRKRAWLWVAVTTFVVAFLIRKTRGRSAFDDLRAGSTAVHTTDRYPVYTHLSKHTRQLCWAHLRRDFQAMIDRGGSGTAIGAALLASSDALFEHWYRVRDGTLARSTFRSNYVPELRHQIGEHLRTGAACGCAKTAATCGDLLAVEASLWTFARVVGVEPTNNAAEREVRHAVCWRKTSFGTDSERGSRFVERILTVLASCRRQNRNVLAFLTDAIRAHRNGEPAPTLLPA is encoded by the coding sequence ATGACGCCTGTCCCTCAACCGCCGGAACTCCCGAGCGACCTGCCCCCACAGGTCGTGGCGTATATCCGCATTCTTGAGGCCACGATTGCCGAACTCACCGCCCAGGTCACCGGGCTCACCACCCGCGTCGCGGAACTCGAGGCCCGTCTCAACCAGAACTCCACCAACTCGTCCAAGCCCCCTTCGTCCGACGCCCCGCACGTGAAACCGGCCCCGCCCAAGCCGCCCTCGGGCAAGAGACGAGGCGGGCAACCGGGGCACCCCAAAGCCGAACGCACCCTGCTGCCGCCCGATGAGATCCGGGCACTTAAGCCGTCCACGTGCCGGGACTGTGCGCACCCGTTGACCGGGGACGACCCACAACCGGCCGTTCATCAGGTCCACGAGATCCCCGTCATCACGCCTCACGTCACCGAGTATCGGTGCCACCGGCTCCGGTGCCCGCACTGCGGCACGACGACCGCGGCGACGGTGCCGGCCGAGGCGGCGACCGGATACGGACCCCGGGCTCAGGCGGTGGCCGCGGTGCTCACCGGCTCGTGCCGCCTGGGCAAGCGCGGCACGAGCCAATTGTTCGCCGACCTGTTCGGCCTGCCCCTGAGCCCGGCGATGGTGTGCAAGCTCCAGCACCGAACCGCGGAGGCGTTGAAGCCGGTGGCCGAGGACGCCCTGATCTACACCCGCGGACAACCGGCCAACGTGGACGAGACCGGCTGGACCCAAGGCCGCAAGCGGGCCTGGTTGTGGGTGGCCGTGACCACGTTCGTGGTGGCCTTCCTGATCCGAAAGACCCGGGGCCGAAGCGCCTTCGATGATCTGCGAGCGGGCTCGACGGCCGTCCACACGACCGACCGGTATCCGGTGTACACGCACCTTTCCAAGCACACGCGCCAGCTGTGCTGGGCGCACCTGCGTCGCGATTTCCAGGCGATGATCGACCGCGGCGGTTCCGGGACGGCGATCGGTGCGGCTCTGTTGGCGAGTTCGGACGCCTTGTTCGAGCATTGGTATCGGGTCCGGGACGGAACCCTCGCGCGGTCCACATTCCGATCGAACTACGTCCCCGAATTGCGTCACCAGATCGGCGAGCACCTGCGAACCGGGGCTGCGTGCGGCTGCGCCAAGACCGCCGCCACCTGCGGCGACCTGTTGGCCGTCGAGGCGTCGTTGTGGACGTTCGCGCGGGTCGTCGGTGTGGAACCGACCAACAACGCGGCCGAGCGCGAGGTGCGCCACGCGGTGTGCTGGCGCAAAACCAGCTTCGGGACCGACAGCGAACGCGGGAGCCGATTCGTGGAACGCATCTTGACGGTCCTCGCCTCGTGCCGCCGGCAGAACCGCAACGTATTGGCATTCCTCACCGACGCCATCCGCGCACACCGCAATGGCGAGCCGGCACCGACACTGCTCCCGGCCTAA
- a CDS encoding DUF2493 domain-containing protein, producing the protein MAFRVLIAGGRHFTDYPHLRATLDALLAQRLPDVELLTIGGRGVPMLVASYATVRGLKLTTFVPDYRRFPGDAEERRDAYLSAEADAALVVWDGRDPGVRRLLELVERRGVPVHVIGRPSRVRRRRIADPEEQGPVRGLPD; encoded by the coding sequence ATGGCGTTCCGCGTCCTCATCGCCGGCGGGCGGCACTTCACCGATTACCCCCACCTGCGCGCCACCCTCGACGCCCTTCTCGCACAGCGGCTGCCCGACGTCGAACTGCTGACGATCGGCGGCCGGGGCGTCCCCATGCTTGTGGCCAGCTACGCCACGGTCCGCGGGCTGAAACTGACGACGTTCGTTCCGGACTACCGCCGGTTCCCCGGTGACGCCGAGGAGCGCCGAGACGCGTACCTGTCAGCCGAAGCGGACGCGGCGCTAGTGGTGTGGGACGGGCGCGATCCGGGTGTCAGACGATTGCTTGAGCTGGTCGAACGCAGGGGCGTGCCGGTTCACGTCATCGGCCGGCCGTCGCGGGTGAGGCGGCGCCGGATTGCGGATCCCGAAGAGCAAGGACCGGTCCGCGGGCTGCCGGACTGA
- a CDS encoding DUF4231 domain-containing protein, producing MSLTASPDLAEKKAKALERYEFLYAKYLRARTSCRLPFYLFQTLVIVLSGLTPLLILTTDSKLLQATPAAVASALAGLLSVFRFNEHWVRRSTAAAALESEKVKYLTTAGQCYGGNTTPEAALEHFVLTMERIAEDEKLGWGRARITPTVYPIHETAKPAAAPDPAK from the coding sequence ATGTCTTTAACTGCGAGTCCTGATCTTGCGGAGAAGAAGGCTAAAGCCTTGGAAAGGTACGAGTTTCTCTATGCGAAATACTTGCGCGCCAGAACGAGTTGCAGACTACCGTTTTATCTGTTTCAGACCCTGGTCATTGTGCTCAGTGGTCTCACTCCGCTCTTGATCCTCACAACAGACTCCAAGCTGCTTCAGGCAACTCCGGCTGCTGTCGCTTCAGCTTTGGCCGGGCTACTTAGTGTCTTCCGATTCAACGAGCACTGGGTTCGTCGCTCAACGGCCGCAGCTGCGCTGGAGAGTGAAAAAGTGAAGTATCTGACCACAGCGGGCCAGTGCTATGGGGGCAATACAACTCCCGAGGCAGCCTTGGAGCACTTTGTCTTAACGATGGAGAGGATTGCCGAAGATGAGAAGTTGGGTTGGGGTCGCGCAAGAATAACACCGACGGTGTATCCAATACACGAAACCGCCAAACCCGCAGCTGCACCGGACCCGGCCAAGTAA
- a CDS encoding TIGR02996 domain-containing protein, whose translation MDERTALLANVLNAPADDTPRLVLADWIEEHDEEAFSPCAPVPGRHRPDPHATGGL comes from the coding sequence GTGGACGAACGCACCGCCCTGCTCGCCAACGTGCTCAACGCACCCGCCGACGATACCCCGCGCCTCGTTCTGGCCGACTGGATCGAGGAGCACGACGAGGAGGCGTTCAGCCCATGTGCACCCGTGCCGGGCCGGCACAGACCCGATCCGCACGCGACGGGTGGTCTCTAA
- a CDS encoding beta strand repeat-containing protein, with the protein MPSPAPQLELLERRDVPVTTFVWNGGGANQLWSTSANWVGGVAPTASTADPTGVVIQLNGNTQSTMDVNGLTVDQIDFVGNDNEVTIATGTALGLNGGVLADNVVSGGTGNRLDNQDGSPTSTSELDMVGSAPVFRADLGDDLTVQAFITGTQGLTKLGAGEFDLRNLTVGRSFSGSVDLMEGTTYLGSRAPDYPYGFGITVQDSLTVGDDARVVVEAGGFNELGPSGQKYNGQAVREGTATVSLGAGASLEFPEGGFQSIKSLSGRAGSQVVLGNNSGIYVGFPLDPAEDVEFDGSFTGAGSVYYANLGTWTLGGSNTFDGTVSVIAGTLRAGATDALSARSQIFLYDTTLDLNNFDQTVGGVSNMEVAGTSVDNSRVLLGSATLTIDSVQPDAVFIGTISGTGGLTLSGPGRLSLSGANDYTGPTVVRDGAVLNLNGTEYTDITLDDSTLDGNGTTGDVDSSGGGLVSPGNSPGRITVGALTLGATDALTMQLYGTAAGTEYDQIVAHGPVSLAGTQLNIELGFTPAPGTSFTILSNQSGVAIAGGFAGLPEGAEFITGGVTFRITYHGGVGNDVVLTVPAEPPPAVPSVTRAGSVSVAFGPQGEVLEVIDSTGTLTQYDAAGAHAIIGGVADASVAFGPNGQVFLITYQDGSLVQYDAAGTHVLIASGVSSATLAFGPQGEVLEVIDSTGLLTQYSATGALALAGGVASASATFGPNGEHLLVTSRDGTLTLYTATGALALAGGVASASATVGPNGETYLLLHFDGSLVQYDPSGVHPLGTVV; encoded by the coding sequence ATGCCATCGCCCGCACCCCAACTCGAGTTGCTCGAACGACGCGACGTGCCGGTGACCACCTTCGTTTGGAACGGCGGGGGAGCGAACCAACTGTGGAGCACCAGCGCCAACTGGGTTGGTGGAGTTGCCCCGACGGCTTCGACCGCCGACCCGACCGGCGTCGTGATCCAGTTAAACGGCAACACACAGTCCACAATGGACGTCAACGGCCTGACAGTCGATCAGATCGACTTCGTGGGCAACGACAACGAGGTGACGATCGCGACCGGCACGGCTTTGGGTCTCAACGGCGGCGTTTTGGCCGACAACGTGGTGAGCGGCGGCACCGGCAACCGATTGGACAACCAGGACGGCTCGCCCACTTCGACGAGCGAACTGGACATGGTCGGTTCCGCGCCCGTTTTCCGCGCCGACCTCGGCGACGACCTGACCGTTCAAGCCTTCATCACCGGAACTCAAGGGCTCACCAAGCTCGGCGCCGGGGAGTTCGATTTGCGCAACCTGACGGTCGGCCGAAGCTTTTCCGGTTCCGTTGACCTGATGGAGGGGACCACTTATCTGGGGAGCCGGGCCCCGGACTACCCGTACGGCTTCGGCATCACCGTCCAAGACAGTCTGACCGTGGGCGACGACGCTCGCGTGGTCGTTGAGGCGGGCGGGTTCAACGAACTCGGCCCGAGCGGGCAGAAGTACAACGGACAGGCGGTCCGCGAGGGGACCGCGACAGTGAGCCTGGGGGCCGGGGCCAGCCTCGAGTTTCCGGAGGGGGGCTTCCAATCAATCAAGTCGCTCTCGGGACGGGCCGGGAGCCAAGTGGTTCTCGGTAACAACTCGGGGATCTACGTCGGCTTCCCGCTCGATCCGGCGGAGGACGTCGAATTCGACGGGTCGTTCACGGGCGCCGGCTCCGTTTACTACGCGAACCTCGGCACCTGGACGCTGGGCGGCTCCAACACGTTCGACGGCACCGTCTCCGTGATCGCCGGCACCCTCCGCGCCGGTGCGACCGACGCCCTGTCCGCCCGGTCGCAGATATTCCTGTACGACACCACGCTCGACCTAAACAACTTCGATCAGACCGTGGGCGGGGTGTCCAACATGGAGGTCGCGGGCACCTCCGTCGACAACTCCCGCGTGCTACTCGGCAGCGCGACGCTGACCATCGATTCGGTCCAGCCCGACGCGGTCTTCATCGGTACGATCAGCGGCACGGGCGGCCTGACGCTGAGCGGCCCCGGCCGCTTGTCTCTGAGCGGGGCGAACGACTACACCGGTCCCACGGTCGTCAGGGACGGCGCGGTTCTGAATCTCAACGGCACCGAGTACACCGACATCACGCTCGACGACTCGACCCTCGACGGGAACGGGACGACGGGCGACGTTGATTCCAGCGGCGGCGGCCTCGTGAGCCCGGGGAACAGCCCCGGCCGAATCACCGTCGGTGCGCTGACACTCGGGGCCACCGACGCGCTCACGATGCAGTTGTACGGAACCGCCGCCGGCACCGAATACGACCAGATCGTGGCGCACGGTCCGGTTTCACTCGCCGGCACTCAACTCAACATCGAGCTCGGGTTTACCCCGGCCCCGGGGACGAGTTTCACCATCCTGAGCAACCAGTCCGGCGTCGCCATCGCCGGCGGGTTCGCGGGGTTACCAGAAGGGGCCGAGTTCATCACCGGCGGGGTCACCTTCCGCATCACCTACCACGGCGGGGTCGGCAACGACGTGGTGCTGACGGTCCCGGCCGAACCGCCGCCCGCCGTGCCGTCCGTCACGCGGGCCGGGTCCGTCAGCGTGGCATTCGGTCCCCAGGGAGAGGTGCTGGAGGTGATCGATTCGACGGGCACCCTGACCCAGTACGACGCGGCCGGCGCGCACGCCATTATCGGCGGGGTGGCCGACGCCAGCGTGGCGTTCGGGCCGAACGGCCAGGTGTTCCTGATTACTTACCAGGACGGCTCCCTCGTTCAATACGATGCCGCCGGCACGCACGTCTTGATCGCGAGCGGGGTGTCGTCCGCGACGTTGGCATTCGGTCCCCAGGGAGAGGTACTGGAGGTGATCGATTCGACGGGCCTGCTCACCCAGTACTCCGCGACCGGGGCGCTCGCGCTGGCTGGTGGGGTAGCGTCGGCCAGTGCGACGTTCGGGCCGAACGGGGAGCACCTGCTCGTCACCAGCCGAGACGGGACGCTGACCCTGTACACCGCGACCGGCGCGCTCGCGCTGGCGGGTGGGGTGGCGTCGGCCAGTGCGACGGTTGGGCCGAACGGGGAGACGTACTTGCTGCTGCACTTTGACGGGTCGCTAGTGCAATACGACCCGTCCGGTGTTCATCCCCTCGGTACTGTCGTCTGA
- a CDS encoding TIGR02996 domain-containing protein: protein MSSDGAALVAAIRATPDDDTPRLGYADRLDNPGSDDSTEGMNTGRVVLH from the coding sequence GTGAGTAGCGATGGCGCCGCTCTGGTCGCAGCGATCCGCGCGACCCCCGATGACGACACGCCGCGGCTGGGGTACGCGGACCGGCTCGACAACCCCGGCTCAGACGACAGTACCGAGGGGATGAACACCGGACGGGTCGTATTGCACTAG
- a CDS encoding helix-turn-helix domain-containing protein: MAKEPEKQTGGLLPSGFGPVLRRIREEKGLTQKRVGDTAGVHPNTVAKMERSEIEPSWPMVLALAQALGVDCTAFNAAPADEQPAAEEKPAPKKKGGKK, encoded by the coding sequence ATGGCGAAAGAGCCTGAGAAGCAGACGGGTGGGCTGTTGCCGTCCGGTTTCGGCCCCGTGTTGAGGCGTATTCGCGAGGAGAAGGGGCTCACTCAAAAACGAGTGGGTGACACGGCAGGCGTTCACCCAAATACAGTTGCGAAGATGGAACGCAGTGAGATTGAGCCGAGTTGGCCGATGGTGCTAGCGCTGGCGCAGGCTCTCGGGGTGGACTGCACCGCGTTCAACGCGGCGCCGGCCGATGAACAGCCGGCCGCGGAAGAGAAGCCGGCGCCGAAGAAGAAGGGCGGGAAGAAGTGA
- the tnpA gene encoding IS66 family insertion sequence element accessory protein TnpA — MPAVPAASRRDPAATRRRWAERLERFRRSGQTIAQFCAAEGVSPPSFYVWRRTLADHAPSPVPVTPTLVPIRLTPSPAGPPIEVVFPSGTVLRFPVDARPEVIAALVHAVEGRPC; from the coding sequence GTGCCTGCTGTCCCTGCTGCCTCTCGCCGTGACCCGGCCGCCACCCGTCGCCGGTGGGCCGAACGACTCGAACGGTTCCGCCGGTCGGGGCAGACGATCGCTCAGTTCTGTGCCGCCGAGGGCGTCTCACCGCCGTCCTTTTATGTGTGGCGGCGAACCCTCGCGGACCACGCCCCATCACCCGTACCGGTCACTCCGACGCTCGTCCCCATCCGCCTGACCCCGTCGCCCGCCGGACCGCCGATCGAGGTGGTGTTCCCGTCGGGAACCGTCCTGCGGTTCCCGGTCGATGCCCGACCGGAGGTCATCGCCGCCCTCGTGCATGCGGTGGAGGGGCGCCCGTGCTGA
- the tnpB gene encoding IS66 family insertion sequence element accessory protein TnpB (TnpB, as the term is used for proteins encoded by IS66 family insertion elements, is considered an accessory protein, since TnpC, encoded by a neighboring gene, is a DDE family transposase.) produces MLSIPPTTQLWYGGAVDLRLGFDGLYRHVQSTLQADPLSGHLFIFTNRSANRLKALYWTRHGLCLWCQRLERGRYHFPTPTDRKLELTATEFAMILDGIDYSSAKRFTRYCRPKASESDLRTRTS; encoded by the coding sequence GTGCTGAGCATTCCACCCACCACCCAGCTCTGGTACGGCGGGGCCGTCGATCTGCGCCTCGGGTTCGACGGCCTGTACCGCCACGTCCAATCCACGCTTCAGGCCGATCCCTTGAGCGGGCATCTGTTCATTTTCACCAATCGCTCGGCCAACCGGCTCAAGGCCCTGTACTGGACCCGCCACGGGCTCTGCTTGTGGTGCCAGCGACTCGAGCGCGGGCGGTACCACTTCCCCACCCCGACCGACCGCAAACTCGAACTCACCGCCACCGAGTTCGCCATGATCCTCGACGGCATCGACTACTCGTCGGCCAAACGTTTCACCCGTTATTGTCGCCCGAAAGCGTCCGAATCCGACTTGCGCACCCGCACGTCCTGA
- the tnpC gene encoding IS66 family transposase has protein sequence MDSDAPLPTDVLTLQGMVRALQAENADLRTQLQRQAEQFQRTIDDLRAEVAALKAKLDRATTHRFGRRSERTPKPPKVPGDGPAKRRHDHGRSPLPAHLERRDTVLDLTPDERRCSGCGGDRVCIGQTQTEQLDCDPTPYFVRRTIRKTYACQQCPPTVRAEDRIRTATPSTVGPIDKGLCGPGLLAEVLVGKFLDHLPLHRQVARIGRAGVTVSESTLGDWVKQSAVLLTSLYQLMLERVRTCPVLWSDDTRSRFAQPGERTMPHGHFWVGIGDPTAPYTAFHFTTGYDAASGPDQFLGGFRGHVHADCLAQYNGLFAAGAKHVACWSHARRKFLGAGDPGAKAVERINRLYHIEHTLPAPDSPEHIVARRATRQARALPILNDLKAWLDAALGTALPKSALGAAIRYVANHWAAFVRYTEDGRLSIDNNLSERTLRLIAVGRSNWKFVGSAKAGAHAAVHFSVVGTCRHLGLDATAYLREVLPALHALGEKPTADQLAPLLPDVWAKRQQSRLLVA, from the coding sequence ATGGACTCCGACGCCCCGCTGCCGACCGACGTGCTGACCCTCCAAGGGATGGTGCGTGCCCTCCAGGCCGAAAACGCCGACCTCCGCACGCAGCTCCAACGCCAGGCCGAGCAGTTCCAACGGACCATCGACGACCTGCGTGCCGAGGTCGCGGCCTTGAAGGCGAAGTTGGACCGGGCCACGACGCACCGGTTCGGCCGGCGGTCCGAACGCACACCGAAGCCACCGAAGGTCCCCGGCGACGGACCCGCGAAGCGGCGCCACGACCACGGCCGTTCGCCACTCCCGGCGCACCTCGAACGCCGCGACACGGTCCTCGATCTGACCCCCGACGAGCGCCGCTGCTCGGGCTGTGGTGGCGACCGCGTGTGCATCGGCCAGACCCAGACCGAGCAACTCGATTGCGACCCGACCCCGTACTTCGTGCGGCGCACGATCCGCAAGACGTACGCGTGCCAACAGTGCCCCCCGACGGTCCGGGCCGAGGACCGGATCCGGACCGCCACGCCGAGTACCGTCGGACCGATCGACAAGGGACTGTGTGGTCCGGGCTTGTTGGCCGAGGTTCTCGTCGGGAAGTTCCTCGACCACCTGCCGCTGCACCGCCAAGTCGCCCGGATCGGGCGCGCGGGGGTGACGGTGTCCGAGAGTACCTTGGGCGATTGGGTGAAACAGTCCGCGGTGTTACTGACGTCGCTGTACCAGTTGATGCTCGAGCGGGTGCGCACGTGTCCGGTCCTCTGGTCCGATGACACCCGCTCGCGGTTCGCCCAGCCCGGTGAGCGAACGATGCCGCACGGCCACTTCTGGGTGGGGATCGGAGATCCGACGGCCCCGTACACGGCGTTCCACTTCACGACCGGTTACGACGCCGCGAGCGGACCGGACCAGTTCTTAGGCGGCTTCCGGGGCCACGTGCATGCCGATTGCCTCGCACAGTACAACGGCCTGTTCGCCGCCGGAGCCAAGCACGTCGCCTGTTGGTCCCACGCGCGCCGCAAGTTCCTCGGCGCCGGGGACCCCGGGGCCAAGGCGGTCGAACGCATCAACCGGTTGTACCACATCGAGCACACGCTTCCGGCGCCGGACTCACCGGAGCACATCGTCGCCCGTCGCGCGACGCGGCAAGCAAGGGCGCTCCCGATCCTGAACGACCTGAAGGCGTGGCTCGACGCGGCACTCGGGACGGCGTTGCCCAAGTCGGCCCTGGGGGCCGCGATCCGGTACGTGGCGAATCACTGGGCCGCGTTCGTCCGGTACACCGAGGACGGGCGACTCTCGATCGATAATAACCTGAGCGAGCGAACGCTCCGGCTGATCGCCGTGGGTCGGAGCAATTGGAAGTTCGTGGGCAGTGCGAAGGCCGGTGCGCACGCCGCGGTTCACTTCTCGGTGGTGGGCACGTGTCGGCACTTGGGTCTCGATGCGACGGCATACCTGCGTGAGGTTCTTCCGGCCCTTCATGCGTTGGGCGAGAAGCCGACGGCGGACCAACTCGCACCTCTTCTGCCCGACGTGTGGGCGAAGCGTCAACAATCCCGACTCCTCGTCGCGTAA
- a CDS encoding carboxymuconolactone decarboxylase family protein → MYDMANLKKVKTLTQLAPEGMAAYLALNDVAMKDGAVPRKYKELMALAVAFTTQCPYCIEVHAKAARAAGCTDAEIAEVAVVAASLRAGAAITHATHAI, encoded by the coding sequence ATGTACGATATGGCGAACCTCAAGAAGGTGAAAACGCTCACTCAATTGGCCCCCGAGGGCATGGCCGCGTACCTGGCCCTCAACGACGTGGCAATGAAGGACGGGGCCGTTCCGCGAAAGTACAAGGAACTGATGGCGCTGGCGGTCGCGTTCACGACCCAGTGCCCGTACTGCATCGAGGTCCACGCGAAGGCGGCGCGAGCCGCGGGCTGTACCGACGCGGAAATTGCCGAGGTCGCCGTGGTGGCCGCGTCTCTCCGGGCGGGCGCCGCGATCACCCACGCAACGCACGCCATCTGA
- the hscB gene encoding Fe-S protein assembly co-chaperone HscB, whose translation MHDHFHRLGFPRRFVLDAGELERAYLTHSRAVHPDYHLAGSSADLDASLELSAAVNEAYNTLRDPFTRAEHLLALVGGPSAAEHKQMPPAFLAEMLEAREEIEQTRGEPAATERLARTFAGRSDGLMNEVADLFAKLEALSADDPARANIRLRIRGLLNAAKYVRGLIRDLHAD comes from the coding sequence ATGCACGACCACTTCCACCGCCTCGGCTTCCCGAGGCGGTTTGTTCTTGACGCGGGTGAACTCGAGCGCGCGTACCTGACGCACTCGCGGGCCGTTCACCCCGATTATCACCTCGCCGGTTCGTCGGCGGACCTGGACGCCAGTTTGGAACTGTCGGCGGCGGTGAACGAGGCATACAACACTCTTCGCGACCCGTTCACCCGCGCCGAACACCTGCTCGCGCTGGTGGGTGGTCCGTCCGCGGCCGAACACAAGCAGATGCCGCCGGCGTTCCTCGCAGAAATGCTCGAGGCCCGCGAGGAGATCGAGCAGACCCGCGGCGAACCGGCCGCGACGGAGCGCCTGGCGCGAACGTTCGCGGGCCGCTCCGACGGCCTGATGAACGAAGTGGCCGACCTGTTCGCGAAACTCGAGGCGCTATCGGCGGACGACCCGGCCCGGGCGAACATCCGGCTGCGGATCCGGGGGCTGTTGAACGCGGCCAAGTACGTCCGCGGGCTGATCCGCGACCTTCACGCTGATTGA
- a CDS encoding HesB/IscA family protein → MSTAVATEPQALGVKDAPPAAPPLTVTEKAALEVKRHIADMAGRNEIEPGSKLYLRVRVQGGGCSGFQNKLDLDAKYDEKTDHKLEFHGIEVVVDKRSMLYLAGAVVDFHDDLNKRGFTISNPSAKSTCGCGSSYSM, encoded by the coding sequence ATGTCGACCGCCGTCGCGACCGAACCGCAGGCGCTGGGTGTGAAGGACGCTCCCCCGGCCGCCCCGCCGCTGACCGTCACCGAAAAGGCCGCGCTCGAAGTGAAGCGCCACATCGCGGACATGGCCGGCCGCAACGAGATCGAGCCCGGCTCGAAGCTGTACCTCCGCGTCCGCGTGCAGGGCGGCGGGTGCAGCGGGTTCCAGAACAAGCTCGACCTCGACGCCAAGTACGACGAGAAGACCGACCACAAGCTCGAGTTCCACGGCATCGAGGTCGTGGTGGACAAGCGCTCGATGCTGTACCTGGCCGGCGCCGTGGTGGACTTCCACGACGACCTGAACAAGCGCGGGTTCACGATCTCGAACCCGTCGGCCAAGAGCACCTGCGGCTGCGGCAGTTCGTACTCGATGTAA
- the iscU gene encoding Fe-S cluster assembly scaffold IscU, with protein sequence MPYSDKVLDHYSNPRNVGSFDAKDPTVGTGLVGAPECGDVMKLQIKVNPDTGVIEDAKFKTFGCGSAIASSSLATEWLKGKTVDEALAIKNTEIVEELALPPVKVHCSVLAEDAIKAALKNYQDKQDAGDGAESRRAEPEPAGV encoded by the coding sequence ATGCCGTACAGCGATAAAGTGCTCGACCACTACAGCAACCCGCGGAACGTGGGGAGCTTCGACGCCAAGGACCCGACCGTGGGCACCGGCCTCGTCGGCGCGCCGGAGTGCGGCGACGTGATGAAGCTCCAGATCAAGGTGAACCCGGACACCGGCGTCATCGAGGACGCCAAGTTCAAGACCTTCGGGTGCGGCTCGGCCATCGCGTCCAGCAGCCTCGCGACCGAGTGGCTCAAGGGCAAGACGGTGGACGAGGCGCTGGCGATCAAGAACACCGAGATCGTCGAGGAGCTGGCGCTGCCGCCGGTGAAGGTCCACTGCTCGGTTCTGGCCGAGGACGCGATCAAGGCCGCGCTCAAGAACTACCAGGACAAGCAGGACGCCGGCGACGGCGCCGAGAGCCGCCGGGCCGAACCGGAACCGGCCGGCGTTTAA